In one Nicotiana sylvestris chromosome 8, ASM39365v2, whole genome shotgun sequence genomic region, the following are encoded:
- the LOC138875691 gene encoding uncharacterized protein — MRFKKKVKLSPRFIGPFKVLRRVGEVAYELALPPSISGVHPVFHVSMLRRYHTDFSHMLDFITIHLDEILGYEEAPVAIIARQDHQLRSKRISTVTVQWRGQPVEEATWDYEEDMQSRYRHLFSTLG, encoded by the exons ATGAGATTCAAGAAGAAggtcaagttgagcccaaggtttataggcccatttaaggtgttgaggcgagttggggaggttgcttatgagcttgctttacctcccagcaTCTCCGGggttcatccagtttttcatgtgtctatgcttcggaggtatcacacTGACTTTTCTCATATGTTAGACTTCATTACTATTCATCTGGATGAGATATTGGGTTATGAGGAAGCGCCAGTTGCTATTATTGCTAGACAGGATcaccagttgagatccaagaggatttccacGGTAACAGTTCAGTGGAgaggccaaccagtcgaggaggcaacttgggattacgaggaggacatgcagagcagatatcgaCACTTATTTAGCACTTTAG GGTAA
- the LOC138875692 gene encoding uncharacterized protein: MKAQALADHLAENPVDDEYQPLSTYFPDEEVNSAQEISEDTHAWKMFFDGAVNAKGVDIGAILISPTGQHYPATARLQFFCTNNTVEYEACIMGMNMAIDQDVEELLIIGDSGLIIRQTQGEWETRDVKLIPYRQHVEDLGKRFKSIEFRYIPHCHNELADALATLASMLPYPDNAHIDPLEIQIRERHGYFNMVEAEPNIQPLYHDIKTFLKTKEYPEKASGDQKRTIRRHTSGFFLSGDVMYKRTPDLYLFGCVDAEEARRLMYEVHAGV, translated from the coding sequence atgaaagcccaggccttagcagatcatttggctgagaacccggttgatgatgaataccaacctttgagcacttacttcccagatgaagaggtaaattcagcTCAGGAAATATCTGAAGACAcccatgcttggaaaatgttctttgatggggcggtaaacgcaaaaggtgttgacattggggcaatcttgatctcacccaccggCCAGCATTATCCAGCTACAGCCCGACTTcagtttttctgcacaaacaacaccgtcgagtatgaagcttgcattatgggtatgaacatggcaatcgaccaagatgtcgaagagTTGTTAATTATAGGAGACTCGGGTCTGATTATTCGACAaactcaaggagaatgggaaacccgagatgtcaagcttattccttatagacaacatgtggaagatcttggaaagcgattcaagtcaatagagttcaggtacatccctcaTTGCCATAATGAACTGGCCGATGCgcttgctactttggcctcgatgctgccatacccagacaatgcccacattgatcccttggaaatccaaatcagggaaaggcatGGCTACTTTAATATGGTTGAGGCAGAGCCAAATATTCAGCCattgtatcatgacatcaaaacatttttgaaaaccaaagaataCCCCGAgaaagccagtggagaccaaaagagaaccattagacggcacacaagtggtttcttcttgagcggtgaTGTcatgtacaaaaggactccggatctcTACTTGTTcggatgtgttgacgccgaagaggCTAGAAGACTCATGTATGAAGTGCACGCAGGGGTGTGA